Proteins from a genomic interval of Amycolatopsis sp. cg13:
- the rplQ gene encoding 50S ribosomal protein L17 produces MPTPTKGARLGGSAAHERLILANLATQLFEHGKITTTEAKAKRVRPLAEKLITKAKRGDLHNRRLVQKVVRDKDVVHKLFAEIGPHFAERAGGYTRITKTMPRKGDNAAMAVIELVAEKTVTSEAERARGTKFAKDEVAAAPVVEEAAEAPAATEEAPAAEEAPAADEAAASGDADAKKD; encoded by the coding sequence ATGCCCACCCCTACCAAGGGAGCCCGGCTCGGCGGGTCTGCCGCGCACGAGCGGCTGATCCTGGCCAACCTGGCCACTCAGCTGTTCGAGCACGGCAAGATCACGACGACCGAGGCCAAGGCCAAGCGGGTCCGCCCGCTGGCCGAGAAGCTGATCACCAAGGCGAAGCGGGGCGACCTGCACAACCGTCGCCTGGTGCAGAAGGTCGTCCGGGACAAGGACGTCGTGCACAAGCTGTTCGCCGAGATCGGCCCGCACTTCGCTGAGCGCGCCGGCGGTTACACCCGCATCACCAAGACGATGCCGCGCAAGGGCGACAACGCCGCCATGGCCGTCATCGAACTGGTCGCGGAGAAGACCGTGACCTCTGAGGCCGAGCGGGCCCGCGGCACCAAGTTCGCCAAGGACGAGGTCGCCGCCGCTCCGGTCGTCGAGGAAGCCGCTGAGGCTCCCGCCGCGACCGAAGAGGCCCCGGCTGCCGAAGAGGCTCCCGCCGCGGACGAGGCTGCTGCCTCGGGCGACGCGGACGCCAAGAAGGACTGA
- the infA gene encoding translation initiation factor IF-1: MAKKDGAIEVEGRVVEPLPNAMFRVELENGHKVLAHISGKMRQHYIRILPEDRVVVELSPYDLSRGRIVYRYK; encoded by the coding sequence ATGGCTAAGAAAGACGGGGCCATCGAGGTCGAAGGCCGCGTGGTCGAGCCGCTCCCCAACGCGATGTTCCGCGTCGAGTTGGAGAACGGCCACAAGGTCCTGGCACACATCAGCGGCAAGATGCGGCAGCACTACATCCGCATCCTGCCCGAAGACAGGGTTGTCGTGGAGCTGTCGCCCTACGACCTCTCCCGTGGTCGCATCGTCTACCGCTACAAGTGA
- the rpmD gene encoding 50S ribosomal protein L30: MAQLKVTQVKSKIGTKHAHRESLRTLGLRKIRQSVVREDTPQVRGLIHTVRHLVEVEEVQA, translated from the coding sequence ATGGCTCAGCTCAAGGTCACTCAGGTCAAGAGCAAGATCGGCACGAAGCACGCTCACCGCGAGTCGCTGCGCACCCTCGGGCTGCGCAAGATCCGCCAGAGCGTCGTGCGTGAGGACACCCCCCAGGTGCGCGGCCTGATCCACACCGTCCGCCACCTGGTGGAGGTCGAGGAGGTCCAGGCATGA
- a CDS encoding DNA-directed RNA polymerase subunit alpha has translation MLISQRPALGEETVNETRSRFTIEPLEPGFGYTLGNSLRRTLLSSIPGAAVTSIRIDGVLHEFTTVPGVKEDVTDIILNLKELVVSSEEDEPVTMYLRKQGPGEVTAADIVPPAGVTVHNPDLHIASLNGKGKLEIELVVERGRGYVPALQNKQAGAEIGRIPVDSIYSPVLKVTYKVEATRVEQRTDFDKLILDVETKPSITARDAVASAGKTLVELFGLARELNVDAEGIEIGPSPQEADTIAAYAMPIEDLDLTVRSYNCLKREGIHTVGELVSRSEADLLDIRNFGAKSIDEVKLKLVGLGLALKDSPPGFDPSAAATSYDGEGWSEGVAGIGGGISDDGHDDGQDYAETEQL, from the coding sequence ATGCTGATTTCCCAGCGGCCGGCTCTCGGCGAAGAGACGGTCAACGAGACCCGCTCCCGGTTCACCATCGAACCGCTGGAGCCCGGCTTCGGCTACACGCTCGGCAACTCGCTGCGGCGCACGCTGCTGTCGTCCATCCCGGGCGCGGCCGTGACGAGCATCCGCATCGACGGCGTGCTGCACGAATTCACCACCGTTCCCGGGGTGAAGGAAGACGTCACCGACATCATCCTGAACCTGAAGGAACTGGTCGTGTCCTCGGAAGAGGACGAGCCGGTCACCATGTACCTGCGCAAGCAGGGCCCCGGTGAGGTCACGGCTGCCGACATCGTGCCGCCCGCGGGCGTCACCGTGCACAACCCGGATCTGCACATCGCGTCGCTGAACGGCAAGGGCAAGCTCGAGATCGAGCTCGTCGTCGAGCGCGGCCGCGGTTACGTTCCGGCCCTGCAGAACAAGCAGGCGGGCGCGGAGATCGGCCGGATCCCGGTCGACTCGATCTACTCGCCGGTGCTGAAGGTGACCTACAAGGTCGAGGCCACCCGTGTCGAGCAGCGCACCGACTTCGACAAGCTGATCCTGGACGTCGAGACCAAGCCGTCGATCACCGCGCGCGACGCGGTGGCCTCGGCGGGCAAGACGCTGGTGGAGCTGTTCGGTCTCGCTCGCGAGCTGAACGTCGACGCCGAGGGCATCGAGATCGGCCCGTCGCCGCAGGAGGCGGACACCATCGCCGCCTACGCGATGCCGATCGAGGACCTGGACCTCACCGTCCGGTCGTACAACTGCCTGAAGCGCGAAGGCATCCACACCGTTGGCGAGCTGGTCTCGCGCAGCGAGGCGGACCTTCTCGACATCCGGAACTTCGGCGCCAAGTCGATCGACGAGGTCAAGCTGAAGCTCGTCGGCCTCGGCCTCGCGCTGAAGGACAGCCCGCCCGGGTTCGACCCGTCCGCGGCTGCCACCAGCTACGACGGCGAAGGCTGGTCGGAAGGGGTCGCCGGCATCGGCGGCGGGATTTCGGACGACGGCCACGACGATGGCCAGGACTACGCAGAGACCGAGCAGCTCTGA
- the rpsD gene encoding 30S ribosomal protein S4 — MARYTGPATRISRRLKVDLIGGDQAFERRPYPPGQHGRGRIKESEYLLQSQEKQKARYTYGVLERQFVRYYKEAVRRPGKTGENLLQILESRLDNVIYRAGIARTRRQARQLVSHGHFLVNGVKVNVPSYQVTKWDIIDVKPKSAGTLPFVAAKEAFGERPVPAWLQVVPSNLRVLVHQLPERAQIDVPVQEQLIVELYSK; from the coding sequence ATGGCTCGTTACACCGGCCCCGCGACGCGTATTTCGCGTCGCCTCAAGGTTGACCTCATCGGCGGCGACCAGGCTTTCGAGCGTCGCCCCTACCCGCCGGGCCAGCACGGCCGCGGGCGCATCAAGGAGTCCGAGTACCTCCTGCAGTCGCAGGAGAAGCAGAAGGCTCGCTACACCTACGGCGTTCTCGAGCGCCAGTTCGTCCGGTACTACAAGGAAGCCGTGCGGCGTCCGGGCAAGACCGGTGAGAACCTGCTGCAGATCCTCGAGTCCCGGCTGGACAACGTGATCTACCGCGCCGGCATCGCCCGCACCCGCCGTCAGGCGCGGCAGCTGGTGAGCCACGGCCACTTCCTGGTCAACGGCGTCAAGGTCAACGTGCCGTCCTACCAGGTCACCAAGTGGGACATCATCGACGTCAAGCCGAAGTCGGCGGGCACGCTCCCGTTCGTCGCGGCGAAGGAAGCCTTCGGCGAGCGTCCGGTTCCGGCGTGGCTGCAGGTCGTTCCGTCGAACCTCCGCGTGCTGGTCCACCAGCTCCCGGAGCGCGCGCAGATCGACGTTCCGGTTCAGGAACAGCTGATCGTCGAGCTTTACTCGAAGTAA
- the eccE gene encoding type VII secretion protein EccE encodes MAPPSRRRSGGISLGPLPVVNLVVLEVGVAIGLVLLAINMQLKYVAIGVAALGLIFAFLRVGGRWFTQWLALTLRYRFRSHGRVATPPPPTSIEELAEESAVTGPEDARVSLLRLAVPDLVVAHAVDHERQEVGIAWNDGTWTAVLLVEPMPAMISQAGGAPSLPLSALAPCLEDRGVLLDSIQMIWHSYPGSAAMPADAPALSSYLEVLGPLPAAARRTTWIAVRLDPRRCPEAIRERGGGVVGAHRAMIGALSRVRNALESQGVPTRPLDPDELLRASISAAELTAVAGSNEKVSLQESWTGVTAAGIGHSSYAITGWPKGKISGSLNGLTSVRALSATVAMAISPSADEGRIGLRGVVRLSARNPRELDAADQRLQSIAERLDVDLTPLKGMQISAFSATLPIGGTA; translated from the coding sequence ATGGCTCCGCCTTCGCGGCGGCGCTCGGGCGGCATTTCGCTCGGCCCGCTGCCGGTGGTCAACCTCGTCGTGCTGGAAGTCGGCGTCGCGATCGGGCTCGTGCTGCTCGCGATCAACATGCAGCTCAAGTACGTCGCGATCGGCGTCGCGGCGCTCGGCCTGATCTTCGCGTTCCTGCGCGTCGGCGGGCGCTGGTTCACCCAGTGGCTCGCGCTGACGCTGCGGTACCGGTTCCGCTCGCACGGCCGCGTGGCGACCCCTCCGCCGCCGACCAGCATCGAGGAACTCGCCGAGGAAAGCGCCGTCACCGGCCCGGAGGACGCGCGGGTCAGCCTGCTGCGGCTGGCCGTGCCGGACCTCGTGGTGGCGCACGCCGTCGACCACGAACGGCAGGAAGTCGGCATCGCCTGGAACGACGGCACCTGGACCGCGGTCCTGCTCGTCGAGCCGATGCCGGCGATGATCTCCCAGGCCGGCGGCGCGCCCAGCCTTCCGCTGTCCGCGCTCGCGCCGTGCCTGGAAGACCGCGGCGTGCTGCTGGATTCCATCCAGATGATCTGGCACAGCTACCCGGGTTCGGCCGCGATGCCCGCGGACGCCCCGGCGCTCAGCTCCTATCTCGAGGTGCTCGGCCCGCTGCCCGCGGCCGCCCGGCGGACGACGTGGATCGCGGTCCGGCTCGACCCGCGGCGCTGCCCGGAGGCGATCCGGGAACGCGGCGGCGGCGTCGTCGGCGCGCACCGCGCGATGATCGGCGCCCTGTCGCGGGTGCGTAACGCGCTGGAATCCCAGGGCGTGCCGACCCGGCCGCTCGACCCGGACGAGTTGTTGCGCGCCAGCATTTCCGCGGCCGAACTCACCGCGGTCGCGGGTTCGAACGAGAAGGTCAGCCTGCAGGAGAGCTGGACCGGCGTCACCGCGGCCGGCATCGGGCACTCCAGCTACGCGATCACCGGCTGGCCCAAGGGCAAGATCAGCGGCAGCCTCAACGGGCTCACCAGCGTGCGCGCGCTGTCCGCGACGGTCGCCATGGCGATCTCGCCGTCCGCCGACGAGGGCCGCATCGGCCTGCGCGGCGTGGTGCGGCTCAGCGCCCGCAACCCGCGTGAGCTGGACGCGGCCGACCAGCGGCTGCAGAGCATCGCGGAGCGGCTGGACGTCGACCTGACCCCGTTGAAGGGCATGCAGATCTCGGCGTTCTCCGCGACGCTGCCGATCGGAGGGACGGCATGA
- the truA gene encoding tRNA pseudouridine(38-40) synthase TruA, which yields MDVSYDGTDFSGWARQPGRRTVQAELEQALQRQPPGESVPKSVVVAGRTDAGVHATGQVVHVDVVPFAPDAPGRIPVDEKGIPDLTRMRGRWNKLLPADARVLDARVAPDGFDARFSAIRRHYRYRVSDAPWGVDPLRRNDTLAWGRPLSTERMNAAAAELLGLQDFAAYCKQREGGTTIRELQRLEWTRIDEHLLEVRVSADAFCHSMVRSLVGVLLLVGDGRRGTGWPGEVLASGTRDSAVAPAHGLTLTAVDYPPDELLAARAEQTRNVRSSTEL from the coding sequence TTGGACGTGAGTTACGACGGCACGGATTTCTCCGGCTGGGCCCGCCAGCCCGGCCGCCGCACCGTGCAGGCCGAACTGGAGCAGGCGCTGCAGCGTCAACCGCCGGGGGAGTCGGTGCCGAAGTCCGTGGTCGTCGCTGGCCGTACGGACGCCGGGGTGCATGCGACGGGGCAGGTCGTGCACGTCGACGTCGTCCCGTTCGCGCCTGATGCGCCGGGCCGGATTCCCGTGGACGAAAAGGGAATCCCGGATCTGACGCGGATGCGCGGCCGCTGGAACAAGCTTTTGCCCGCCGACGCGCGGGTTCTGGACGCCCGCGTGGCCCCGGACGGTTTTGACGCCCGGTTCTCGGCCATCCGCAGGCACTACCGCTATCGCGTCTCAGATGCCCCGTGGGGCGTCGATCCCTTGCGCCGCAACGACACCCTGGCTTGGGGTCGTCCACTGTCGACAGAGCGGATGAACGCTGCCGCTGCGGAATTGCTGGGACTGCAGGACTTCGCGGCGTACTGCAAACAGCGCGAGGGCGGCACGACGATCCGCGAGCTGCAGCGGCTGGAGTGGACGCGGATCGACGAGCATCTGCTGGAAGTCCGGGTCAGCGCGGACGCGTTCTGCCATTCGATGGTCCGCAGCCTGGTCGGGGTGTTGCTGCTCGTGGGGGACGGGCGGCGCGGAACCGGGTGGCCGGGCGAGGTTCTGGCGAGCGGGACGCGGGACAGCGCGGTCGCTCCGGCACACGGATTGACGTTGACGGCGGTGGATTACCCGCCGGACGAGCTGCTGGCCGCGCGCGCGGAGCAGACGCGGAATGTGCGGTCGTCGACCGAGCTTTAG
- a CDS encoding adenylate kinase, with the protein MTRLVLVGPPGAGKGTQAVALSEQLRIPHISTGDLFRAHVGQETPLGQEAKRYLDSGELVPDSVTNEMVRERLAEPDAKAGFLLDGFPRNTKQAEVLGEMLSEADTKLDAVIQLDVAEDVVVGRLMSRGRSDDTEDVIRRRQQVYVSETAPLLEYYSDILVKVDGVGEVQEISDRVLKALRDRT; encoded by the coding sequence GTGACGCGACTGGTTCTCGTCGGACCGCCCGGCGCGGGCAAAGGCACGCAGGCGGTGGCCCTGTCCGAGCAGCTGCGGATCCCGCACATCTCGACGGGCGACCTGTTCCGGGCGCACGTGGGCCAGGAGACCCCGCTCGGCCAGGAGGCCAAGCGGTACCTGGACTCCGGCGAACTGGTGCCGGACTCGGTGACCAACGAGATGGTCCGCGAGCGGCTGGCCGAACCGGACGCGAAGGCAGGCTTCCTGCTCGACGGGTTCCCCCGCAACACCAAGCAGGCCGAGGTCCTCGGCGAGATGCTGAGCGAGGCCGACACCAAGCTCGACGCGGTCATCCAGCTGGACGTGGCCGAGGACGTCGTCGTCGGCCGCCTCATGTCGCGCGGCCGCTCGGACGACACCGAAGACGTCATCCGCCGCCGCCAGCAGGTGTACGTGTCGGAGACCGCGCCGCTGCTGGAGTACTACTCCGACATCCTGGTGAAGGTCGACGGCGTCGGCGAGGTGCAGGAGATCTCGGACCGCGTGCTGAAAGCGCTGCGCGACCGCACGTGA
- a CDS encoding type II toxin-antitoxin system death-on-curing family toxin translates to MIDYLTLDDLLTLSADLGVPRVRDLGLLDAAAHRPQSSLMGQDAYPDLHEKAAVLLESIVRNHPLIDGNKRLGWMSVYVFYGLNGYDLDAPEDDAYDLVIATATGTLPYQEVAERLAEWASAIDLPPNMKVLTEAEHRKM, encoded by the coding sequence GTGATCGACTACCTGACGCTCGACGATCTGCTCACGCTGTCGGCGGATCTCGGCGTGCCCCGGGTGCGCGATCTGGGCTTGCTCGACGCGGCGGCGCACCGGCCGCAGTCCTCGCTGATGGGGCAGGACGCTTATCCGGACCTGCACGAGAAAGCCGCGGTGCTGCTGGAATCCATCGTCCGCAACCACCCGCTGATCGACGGCAACAAGCGCCTTGGCTGGATGTCGGTGTACGTCTTCTACGGGCTCAACGGCTACGACCTGGACGCGCCGGAGGACGACGCGTACGACCTGGTCATCGCGACCGCGACGGGAACGTTGCCGTATCAGGAGGTGGCAGAGCGGCTGGCAGAATGGGCCAGCGCCATCGATCTCCCGCCGAACATGAAGGTCTTGACCGAGGCCGAGCACCGCAAAATGTGA
- the secY gene encoding preprotein translocase subunit SecY, whose product MLSAFRSALATPDLRKKILFTLAIVAVYRIGATIPAPGVSFAAVQACTAQADQQGVYQLLNLFSGGALLQLSLFATGIMPYITASIIIQLLTVVIPRFEELKKEGQSGQNKLTQYTRYLTIALAILQATGVVALADRGTLFQGCSQPIIPDNSIYSLTLIVVTMTAGTAVMMWLGELITERGVGNGMSVLIFLNIAARIPAEGANIISNGGGVALVVVLAFGLVIIASVIFVEQGQRRIPVQYAKRMVGRRMYGGTSTYLPIKVNQAGVIPVIFASSLLYLPQLLSQLIGDPQSNSGWQSFIQNYLVNQSSWVHILLYFLLIIFFTYFYITITFNVDERAEEMKKFGGFIPGIRPGRPTAEYLSFVLGRITLPGSLYLGIIAILPNFFLSLTGSGNNQNFPFGGTAVLIMVGVGLDTVKQIESQLMQRNYEGFLK is encoded by the coding sequence GTGCTCAGCGCATTCCGCTCGGCTCTCGCGACGCCGGATCTACGCAAGAAGATCCTGTTCACGCTAGCCATCGTCGCGGTCTACCGGATCGGTGCAACCATCCCGGCTCCGGGGGTCTCGTTCGCCGCCGTGCAGGCCTGTACCGCACAGGCCGATCAGCAGGGCGTGTACCAGCTGCTCAACCTCTTCAGCGGCGGTGCGCTGCTGCAGCTGTCGCTGTTCGCGACGGGCATCATGCCCTACATCACCGCGAGCATCATCATTCAGCTGCTCACCGTGGTCATCCCTCGGTTCGAGGAGCTGAAGAAGGAAGGCCAGTCCGGCCAGAACAAGCTGACCCAGTACACCCGGTACCTCACGATCGCGCTGGCGATCCTGCAGGCCACCGGCGTGGTCGCGCTGGCCGACCGCGGCACCCTGTTCCAGGGCTGCTCGCAGCCGATCATCCCGGACAACAGCATCTACTCGCTGACGCTGATCGTGGTCACCATGACCGCCGGCACCGCGGTGATGATGTGGCTGGGCGAGCTCATCACCGAGCGCGGCGTCGGCAACGGCATGTCCGTCCTGATCTTCCTGAACATCGCGGCCCGCATCCCGGCCGAGGGCGCCAACATCATCAGCAACGGCGGCGGCGTCGCGCTGGTCGTGGTTCTCGCGTTCGGCCTGGTGATCATCGCCAGCGTCATCTTCGTCGAGCAGGGCCAGCGCCGGATCCCGGTGCAGTACGCCAAGCGCATGGTCGGCCGCCGGATGTACGGCGGCACCTCGACCTACCTGCCGATCAAGGTGAACCAGGCCGGTGTCATCCCGGTCATCTTCGCCTCGTCGCTGCTGTACCTGCCGCAGCTGCTCAGCCAGCTCATCGGCGACCCGCAGAGCAACTCGGGCTGGCAGTCCTTCATTCAGAACTACCTGGTCAACCAGAGCAGCTGGGTGCACATCCTGCTCTACTTCCTGTTGATCATCTTCTTCACCTACTTCTACATCACGATCACGTTCAACGTGGACGAGCGTGCGGAAGAGATGAAGAAGTTCGGCGGCTTCATCCCGGGCATCCGGCCCGGCCGTCCCACCGCCGAGTACCTCAGCTTCGTGCTGGGCCGGATCACTCTCCCCGGCTCGCTGTACCTGGGCATCATCGCGATCCTCCCGAACTTCTTCCTGTCCCTCACCGGCAGCGGGAACAACCAGAACTTCCCGTTCGGTGGCACGGCTGTGCTGATCATGGTCGGCGTCGGGCTCGACACCGTGAAACAGATCGAAAGCCAGCTGATGCAGCGCAACTACGAAGGGTTCTTGAAGTGA
- the rpsM gene encoding 30S ribosomal protein S13: protein MARLAGVDLPREKRLEIALTYIYGIGRTRSKQMIAAAELNADTRVKDLSDEDLVKLKDYIDENFKVEGDLRREVNADIRRKIEIGTYQGLRWRRGLPVRGQRTKTNARTRKGPKKTVAGKKKAGKK from the coding sequence GTGGCACGACTCGCTGGCGTCGACCTCCCCCGCGAGAAGCGGTTGGAGATCGCGCTGACTTACATCTACGGGATCGGCCGTACCCGCTCGAAGCAGATGATCGCTGCTGCCGAGCTGAACGCCGACACCCGCGTCAAGGACCTCAGCGACGAGGATCTCGTCAAGCTGAAGGACTACATCGACGAAAACTTCAAGGTCGAGGGTGACCTTCGCCGTGAGGTGAACGCCGACATCCGGCGCAAGATCGAGATCGGGACCTACCAGGGTCTGCGCTGGCGTCGCGGTCTTCCGGTGCGCGGTCAGCGCACCAAGACCAACGCCCGCACCCGCAAGGGCCCGAAGAAGACGGTCGCCGGCAAGAAGAAGGCTGGCAAGAAGTGA
- the rplO gene encoding 50S ribosomal protein L15 — MTAIKIHHLRPAPGAKRDKIRVGRGEGSKGKTAGRGTKGTKARKNVPAGFEGGQMPIHMRLPKLRGFKNRFRTEYQPVNVGDIARVFADGGKVGPEELAANGLVRKGKLVKVLGNGDLNGVKLELTAHAFSGSAKEKIEAAGGSATVS, encoded by the coding sequence ATGACCGCCATCAAGATCCACCACCTTCGTCCGGCTCCTGGCGCCAAGCGCGACAAGATCCGCGTCGGCCGTGGTGAGGGTTCGAAGGGCAAGACCGCCGGTCGCGGCACGAAGGGCACCAAGGCCCGGAAGAACGTGCCCGCCGGGTTCGAGGGTGGGCAGATGCCCATCCACATGCGGCTGCCGAAGCTGCGTGGATTCAAGAACCGGTTCCGCACCGAGTACCAGCCGGTGAACGTGGGCGACATCGCCCGGGTGTTCGCCGACGGGGGCAAGGTCGGGCCGGAGGAGCTGGCCGCGAACGGTCTCGTTCGCAAGGGCAAGCTCGTCAAGGTTCTCGGCAACGGGGACCTGAACGGGGTCAAGCTTGAGCTGACCGCGCACGCTTTCTCTGGCTCTGCCAAGGAGAAGATCGAGGCTGCTGGTGGTTCGGCCACCGTTAGCTGA
- the rpmJ gene encoding 50S ribosomal protein L36, with protein MKVQPSVKKICDKCKVIRRHGRIMVICENLRHKQRQG; from the coding sequence GTGAAGGTTCAGCCGAGCGTCAAGAAGATCTGCGACAAGTGCAAGGTGATCCGCCGTCACGGCCGGATCATGGTGATCTGCGAGAACCTGCGCCACAAGCAGCGTCAGGGCTGA
- a CDS encoding CopG family transcriptional regulator, translating into MAMTLRLNDEMERALALLAETDGVSKHEAVVRAIADAAARRVRDDRVRDLSSEGRARYASLLDRLAQ; encoded by the coding sequence ATGGCGATGACTTTGCGGTTGAACGACGAGATGGAGCGTGCGCTCGCGTTGCTTGCCGAGACCGACGGCGTGAGCAAGCACGAAGCGGTGGTGCGGGCGATCGCGGACGCCGCGGCCCGCCGGGTCCGGGACGACCGGGTTCGCGACCTTTCCAGCGAAGGCCGCGCCCGCTACGCCTCCCTGCTCGATCGCCTGGCGCAGTGA
- the rpsK gene encoding 30S ribosomal protein S11, protein MPPKSRTAGAKKVRRKEKKNVAHGHAHIKSTFNNTIVSITDPTGAVIAWASSGHVGFKGSRKSTPFAAQMAAENAARKAAEHGMKKVDVFVKGPGSGRETAIRSLQAAGLEVGTIQDVTPQPHNGCRPPKRRRV, encoded by the coding sequence ATGCCACCCAAGAGCCGCACTGCGGGGGCCAAGAAGGTCCGCCGCAAGGAAAAGAAGAATGTCGCGCACGGTCACGCGCACATCAAGAGCACCTTCAACAACACCATCGTCTCGATCACGGACCCGACCGGCGCCGTGATCGCGTGGGCGTCGAGCGGCCACGTGGGCTTCAAGGGCTCGCGCAAGTCGACTCCGTTCGCCGCGCAGATGGCCGCCGAGAACGCCGCCCGCAAGGCTGCCGAGCACGGCATGAAGAAGGTCGACGTTTTCGTGAAGGGCCCGGGTTCGGGCCGCGAGACGGCGATCCGCTCGCTGCAGGCGGCCGGCCTCGAGGTCGGCACCATCCAGGACGTGACCCCGCAGCCTCACAACGGCTGCCGCCCGCCCAAGCGGCGCCGGGTCTGA
- the map gene encoding type I methionyl aminopeptidase codes for MIEVKTRGELEAMRAAGLVVARTLAAVRELARAGVSTAELDELAEQTIRDAGAVPSFKGYHGFPASICASVNEQIVHGIPSAKQVLAEGDLISVDCGAILDGWHGDSAVTLEIGEVSEKDHELSEATKRAMWAGIEAVRAGSRLTDISFAVQTAARQAGEDDGREYGEILEYGGHGIGREMHMEPFLPNVGKPGKGPRLKPGMALAVEPMLTGGSGETLELEDGWTVVTIDGSRAAHWEHTVAITEDGPWVLTLPEES; via the coding sequence ATGATCGAGGTCAAGACCCGCGGCGAGCTGGAGGCTATGCGGGCGGCCGGACTCGTCGTCGCCCGCACCCTGGCCGCCGTGCGCGAACTCGCGCGGGCCGGGGTCAGCACGGCCGAGCTCGACGAACTGGCCGAGCAGACCATCCGCGACGCCGGCGCGGTGCCCTCGTTCAAGGGCTACCACGGGTTCCCGGCGTCGATCTGCGCGTCGGTGAACGAGCAGATCGTGCACGGCATCCCGTCGGCCAAGCAGGTGCTCGCCGAGGGCGACCTGATCTCGGTCGACTGCGGTGCGATCCTCGACGGCTGGCACGGCGACTCCGCGGTGACGCTGGAGATCGGCGAGGTCAGCGAGAAGGACCACGAGCTGTCCGAGGCGACCAAACGCGCCATGTGGGCGGGCATCGAAGCCGTCCGCGCGGGCTCGCGGCTCACCGACATCTCGTTCGCGGTGCAGACCGCCGCCCGCCAGGCGGGCGAGGACGACGGCCGGGAGTACGGCGAGATCCTCGAGTACGGCGGCCACGGCATCGGCCGCGAGATGCACATGGAGCCGTTCCTGCCGAATGTCGGCAAACCCGGCAAGGGCCCGCGGCTCAAGCCCGGCATGGCGCTCGCGGTCGAGCCCATGCTGACCGGCGGCAGCGGCGAAACCCTCGAACTGGAAGACGGCTGGACAGTCGTCACCATCGACGGTTCGCGCGCCGCGCACTGGGAGCACACCGTCGCCATCACCGAAGACGGTCCCTGGGTCCTCACCCTGCCCGAAGAGTCCTGA